One Brassica oleracea var. oleracea cultivar TO1000 chromosome C7, BOL, whole genome shotgun sequence genomic window carries:
- the LOC106305454 gene encoding transcription factor DIVARICATA, whose translation MSIGEKTSGGSSWSRDDDIAFEKALAIYADETENRWEKIAGFVHGKTLEQVLKRYEVLLRDVMMIESSYVSLPEYDSSEGTHAKDTNISEYGIINRTCEYTQECKPKPKQRRRKGIAWTPDEHSQFLIGLEKYGKGDWRSISRHLVVTRTPTQVASHAQKYFSRLNSKNKNKTRQRIHDRDVGSSNTSAMQSPNTWQNTQATSQPSQDHHPTYSTPTLWNTQATLQQSQDHPMYGTPTKWNMQAASQPSVNIPIYGTHTVNQSMVGRMVSPFGSNMNRLAPPHIFYGVQHHSAPYSSVSRAPYSSVPSAPFNMAASYNMTYAPTSR comes from the exons ATGAGCATAGGAGAGAAAACCAGTGGTGGTTCATCGTGGAGCAGGGATGATGATATTGCTTTTGAGAAAGCTCTAGCAATTTATGCCGACGAAACTGAGAATCGCTGGGAAAAGATTGCTGGATTTGTTCATGGAAAAACATTGGAGCAAGTTTTAAAACGTTACGAGGTTTTACTTCGTGATGTTATGATGATTGAATCAAGCTATGTATCTCTTCCTGAGTATGATTCTTCAGAAGGAACACATGCCAAAGATACAAACATTTCGGAGTATGGCATCATCAATCGAACATGTGAGTATACGCAAGAATGCAAACCAAAACCAAAGCAAAGACGACGTAAGGGGATTGCGTGGACACCGGATGAACACAG CCAGTTTCTTATTGGTCTGGAAAAATATGGAAAAGGTGATTGGCGTAGTATTTCTCGTCACTTGGTAGTGACAAGAACACCGACTCAAGTCGCAAGTCATGCTCAGAAATACTTCTCGCGTCTTAACTCTAAGAACAAAAACAAAACGAGACAAAGAATTCATGACCGTGACGTCGGAAGCAGCAACACCTCAGCAATGCAAAGTCCAAACACATGGCAAAACACTCAAGCCACTTCGCAACCATCACAAGACCATCATCCTACATATAGCACACCAACCCTATGGAACACACAAGCTACTTTACAACAATCACAAGACCATCCTATGTATGGTACACCCACCAAATGGAACATGCAAGCCGCTTCGCAACCATCGGTGAATATACCTATCTATGGCACCCACACCGTAAACCAATCAATGGTTGGACGTATGGTCTCACCATTCGGAAGTAACATGAACCGCTTGGCTCCACCTCACATTTTTTACGGAGTTCAACATCATTCAGCACCTTACTCCTCGGTTTCAAGAGCACCTTACTCCTCGGTTCCTAGTGCACCGTTTAACATGGCAGCTTCGTACAACATGACATATGCACCTACATCTCGTTAG